Proteins from one Puntigrus tetrazona isolate hp1 chromosome 10, ASM1883169v1, whole genome shotgun sequence genomic window:
- the LOC122352544 gene encoding olfactory receptor 1496-like, with product MLCKTTGIMSSMQSDSSANVTFIRPATFFISDFSNIPHAKYYYVFLSLVYVVTVLGNSFIMCIIYLARRLHTAKYIAVFHLAFSDLCGSSALIPKIIDMFLFEHQDISYDACMANMFFVYHFMNLQSLTLLALAYDRLVAICFPLRYHAIVTKPAMFLIIGAMWILSVTFFSVLVGLVNRLSFCRSNVLNSYFCDYAQICRLACNDNSINVLIANISYGLLICTPLILIIITYFCISLALLKIAHGADRMKAIKTCTSHLILVAIFYLPVLSNIIASVTTPLHLNTQIINNSLTQAIPPMLNPIIYTLKTEEVMQSIKDLYKRSRVNITRERKMKCSRI from the coding sequence CAAGACAACAGGAATCATGAGCTCCATGCAGTCAGACTCCTCTGCAAATGTGACCTTTATTCGTCCTGCAACATTTTTTATCAGTGACTTTTCAAATATCCCACATGCAAAATACTACTATGTGTTCCTGTCTTTAGTGTATGTTGTGACTGTTTTAGGAAATTCATTTATCATGTGTATCATTTATTTGGCCCGCAGACTCCACACAGCCAAATACATTGCTGTTTTTCATCTGGCTTTTTCTGATCTGTGTGGAAGCTCAGCTTTGATTCCAAAAATCAtagacatgtttttatttgagcaCCAGGACATTTCTTATGACGCGTGCATGGctaatatgttttttgtataCCATTTCATGAATCTGCAGTCTTTGACACTTCTTGCTTTGGCTTATGACAGATTGGTAGCTATTTGTTTTCCTCTGCGGTATCATGCCATTGTAACCAAACCAGCCATGTTTCTGATCATAGGAGCGATGTGGATTTTGTctgtgacatttttttctgtacttgTAGGTTTGGTGAATAGACTCTCTTTTTGTAGGTCTAATGTACTTAATAGCTACTTTTGTGATTACGCCCAGATCTGTAGACTAGCCTGTAATgataattctataaatgttttgataGCTAATATTTCCTATGGTCTTCTGATTTGCACACCACTCATACTGATCATCATTACATATTTCTGCATTTCTCTGGCTTTGCTTAAGATTGCTCATGGTGCTGACAGAATGAAGGCCATAAAAACCTGTACTTCACATCTCATATTGGTGGCAATTTTTTATCTCCCAGTTTTAAGCAATATCATTGCATCTGTAACAACAcctttgcatttaaatactCAGATAATTAACAATTCCCTGACACAGGCAATACCACCTATGCTGAATCCCATCATATACACTCTAAAGACAGAGGAGGTCATGCAATCCATAAAAGACCTGTACAAACGGAGCAGGGTGAACATAACGAGAGAAAGGAAGATGAAATGCAGtagaatttaa
- the LOC122352435 gene encoding LOW QUALITY PROTEIN: olfactory receptor 1500-like (The sequence of the model RefSeq protein was modified relative to this genomic sequence to represent the inferred CDS: substituted 1 base at 1 genomic stop codon): MSSMQSDSSANATFVRPATFYVSDFSNIPHAKYYYVFLSLVYVVTVLGNSFIMCIIYLARRLHTAKYIAVFHLSLSDLCGSSALIPKIIDMFLFDHQDISYEACLTNMFFVYHFMNLQSLTLLVLAYDRLVAICFPLRYHAIVTKPAMFLIIGVMWIVSVTFFSVLVGLVNRISFCRSNVLNSYFCDYVPICGLACNDISINILMGKISYGLLICTPLILIIISYLCISLALLKIAHGADXIKAIKTCTSHLMLVAIFYLPILCNVLASVTTPLHPNVQIINNSLAQTLPPMLNPIIYTLKTEEVMQSIKDLYKRSRVNTRERKIKCILNHR; the protein is encoded by the exons ATGAGCTCCATGCAGTCAGACTCCTCTGCAAATGCAACCTTTGTTCGTCCTGCTACATTTTATGTCAGTGACTTTTCTAATATCCCACATGCAAAATACTACTATGTGTTCCTGTCTTTAGTGTATGTTGTGACTGTTTTAGGAAATTCATTTATcatgtgtataatttatttggCCCGCAGACTCCACACAGCCAAATATATTGCCGTTTTTCATCTGTCCCTTTCTGATCTGTGTGGAAGCTCAGCTTTGATTCCAAAAATCAtagacatgtttttatttgatcaccAAGACATTTCTTATGAAGCGTGtttaacaaatatgttttttgtgtatCATTTCATGAATCTGCAGTCTCTGACACTTCTTGTTTTGGCTTATGACAGATTGGTAGCTATTTGTTTTCCTCTGCGGTATCATGCCATTGTTACCAAACCAGCCATGTTTCTGATCATAGGGGTGATGTGGATTGTGTCtgtcacatttttttctgtacttgTAGGTTTAGTGAATAGAATCTCTTTTTGTAGGTCTAATGTActtaatagttatttttgtgattATGTCCCAATTTGTGGACTAGCATGTAATGATATTTCCATAAATATCTTGATGGGTAAAATTTCTTATGGTCTCCTGATTTGCACACCACTGATATTGATAATCATCTCATATCTCTGCATTTCTCTGGCTTTGCTTAAGATTGCTCATGGAGCTGACTGAATTAAAGCCATAAAAACCTGCACTTCACATCTTATGTTGGTGGCAATTTTTTATCTCCCAATTTTATGCAATGTCCTTGCTTCTGTAACAACACCTTTGCATCCAAATGTCCAGATAATTAACAATTCCCTGGCACAGACGTTACCACCTATGTTGAATCCCATCATATACACTCTGAAGACAGAGGAGGTCATGCAATCCATAAAAGACCTGTACAAACGCAGCAGGGTGAACactagagagagaaaaattaaatgca TTCTTAATCACAGGTGA
- the LOC122352546 gene encoding olfactory receptor 19-like — MNRGSVNELTMNLDFTENRNISIPSYFYITGLSGIPHMRYYYIFLFFVYFISLLGNSCLMFVIVMDRNLHTPKYISVFNLSLTDICESTAVIPQLLDTFLFGNQLIPYGLCMSNMFSNMLFFTVQSLTLAVLSYDRLVAISLPLRYHMIVTHSSMFFMIGASWTLALLLTMIGAIFMSRLSFCKVIVTVNSFYCDHGPIYRSACNNNFPSSVIASLFPAIILGFPVAFIIFSYTCIAVTLFRITTPQDRKRATKTCTSHLILVAIFYVPITFTYALSSFINANTRIINLSLTTVLPPMLNPIIYTFMTEEFMVSVKRLIKTRITFLQLK, encoded by the coding sequence ATGAATAGAGGATCAGTGAATGAATTAACCATGAATCTTGATTTTACTGAAAACAGGAATATTTCTATTCCATCTTACTTCTACATCACTGGTTTATCCGGAATACCTCACATGAGAtactattacatttttctgttctttGTCTATTTTATCTCCTTGCTTGGAAACTCCTGCCTCATGTTTGTTATCGTCATGGACAGAAATCTTCACACTCCTAAATACATCTCTGTCTTTAATTTATCACTGACAGACATTTGTGAAAGTACCGCTGTGATCCCTCAGCTActggatacatttttatttgggaATCAGTTGATACCTTATGGATTGTGCATGTCCAACATGTTCTccaatatgttgttttttacagtTCAATCACTAACTCTTGCTGTTCTCTCATATGACAGATTAGTTGCTATTTCATTACCATTAAGGTATCATATGATTGTGACCCACAGTTCAATGTTTTTTATGATAGGTGCTTCATGGACACTAGCACTGTTGCTAACAATGATTGGAGCTATTTTTATGAGCAGACTTTCCTTTTGCAAAGTTATTGTCACCGTTAACAGTTTCTACTGTGATCATGGGCCAATATATCGTTCAGCTTGTAACAATAATTTTCCAAGCTCTGTGATAGCCAGTTTGTTCCCAGCAATCATCCTTGGGTTTCCCGTAGCTTTTATTATCTTTTCATATACATGCATAGCTGTGACATTGTTCAGAATCACAACTCCACAAGACCGTAAAAGAGCCACAAAGACATGTACTTCTCATTTAATATTAGTGGCTATATTTTATGTGCCCATCACTTTTACATATGCTCTTTCTTCATTTATAAATGCTAACACAAGGATAATTAATCTCTCTCTGACCACTGTGCTTCCTCCAATGCTTAACCCTATAATCTACACATTCATGACAGAGGAGTTTATGGTGTCTGTGAAAAGACTTATTAAAACACGAATCACATTTCTCCAACTTAAATGA
- the LOC122353024 gene encoding olfactory receptor 1500-like, which yields MSSMQSDSSANATFVRPATFYVSDFSNIPHAKYYYVFLSLVYVVTVLGNSFIMCIIYLARRLHTAKYIAVFHLSLSDLCGSSALIPKIIDMFLFDHQDISYEACLTNMFFVYHFMNLQSLTLLVLAYDRLVAICFPLRYHAIVTKPAMFLIIGVMWIVSVTFFSVLVSFVNRMSFCRSNVLNSYFCDYAPICGLACNDISINIMMGNISYGLLICTPLILIIISYLCISLALLKIAHGADRIKAIKTCTSHLMLVTIFYLPILCNVLASVTTPLHPNVQIINNSLAQTLPPMLNPIIYTLKTEEVMQSIKDLYKRSRVNTTRERKMKCSIK from the coding sequence ATGAGCTCCATGCAGTCAGACTCCTCTGCAAATGCAACCTTTGTTCGTCCTGCTACATTTTATGTCAGTGACTTTTCTAATATCCCACATGCAAAATACTACTATGTGTTCCTGTCTTTAGTATATGTTGTGACTGTTCTGGGTAATTCATTTATCATGTGTATCATTTATTTGGCCCGCAGACTCCACACAGCCAAATACATTGCTGTTTTTCATCTGTCCCTTTCTGATCTGTGTGGAAGCTCAGCTTTGATTCCAAAAATCAtagacatgtttttatttgatcaccAAGACATTTCTTATGAAGCGTGtttaacaaatatgttttttgtatatCATTTCATGAATCTGCAGTCTTTGACACTTCTTGTTTTGGCTTATGACAGATTGGTAGCTATTTGTTTTCCTCTGCGGTATCATGCCATTGTAACCAAACCAGCCATGTTTCTGATCATAGGGGTGATGTGGATTGTGtctgtgacttttttttctgtacttgtAAGTTTTGTGAATAGAATGTCTTTTTGTAGGTCTAATGTActtaatagttatttttgtgattATGCCCCAATCTGTGGACTAGCTTGTAATGATATTTCCATAAATATTATGATGGGTAACATTTCTTATGGTCTCCTGATTTGCACACCACTGATATTGATAATCATCTCATATCTCTGCATTTCTCTGGCATTGCTTAAGATTGCTCATGGAGCTGACCGAATTAAAGCCATAAAAACCTGCACTTCACATCTCATGTTGGTGACAATTTTTTATCTCCCAATTTTATGCAATGTCCTTGCTTCTGTAACAACACCTTTGCATCCAAATGTCCAGATAATTAACAATTCCCTGGCACAGACGTTACCACCTATGTTGAATCCCATCATATACACTCTGAAGACAGAGGAGGTCATGCAATCCATAAAAGACCTGTACAAACGGAGCAGGGTGAACACAACGAGAGAAAGGAAGATGAAATGTAgtataaagtga
- the LOC122352549 gene encoding olfactory receptor 13C2-like, whose translation MNLDFTENRNISIPSYFYISGFSGIPHIRYYYIFLFFVYIISLLGNSCLMLVIIIDRNLHTPKYIAVFNLSLTDICESSAVIPQLLDTLLFGNQLIPYGLCLCNMFSAFVSISTQSLTLAVLSFDRLVAICLPLRYHMIVTHRSMLVIIGITWAVVLLMVTTSTVFISRLSFCRAIVIINSFYCDHGPIYRSACSNNFPSYVIAGLYPVLILGFPVAFIIFSYTCIAVTLFRITTPQDRQRATKTCTAHLILVAIFYVPITFTYALNSIINTNTRIINLSLTTALPPMLNPIIYTFKTEEFIISLKRLFKRRIIFPFPK comes from the coding sequence ATGAATCTTGATTTCACTGAAAACAGGAATATTTCCATCCCGTCTTATTTCTATATCAGTGGTTTTTCTGGTATACCTCACATAAGATACTATTAtatattcttgttttttgtctatattatttctttacttGGGAACTCCTGCCTCATGCTTGTCATTATTATAGACCGAAATCTTCACACTCCTAAATATATTGCTGTCTTTAATTTATCACTGACAGACATTTGTGAAAGCAGCGCTGTGATCCCTCAGCTACTGGACACGCTTTTGTTTGGGAATCAGTTGATCCCGTATGGATTGTGCTTGTGCAATATGTTCTCTGCCTTTGTATCTATTTCAACGCAGTCCTTAACTCTTGCTGTTCTGTCTTTTGACAGATTAGTAGCGATTTGTTTACCACTGAGGTATCATATGATTGTGACCCACAGATCAATGCTTGTTATAATTGGAATCACTTGGGCAGTGGTACTTCTTATGGTGACCACCTCTACAGTTTTTATCAGCAGGCTTTCTTTCTGCAGAGCTATTGTCATTATAAATAGTTTCTACTGTGATCACGGGCCTATATATCGTTCTGCCTGTAGCAACAATTTCCCAAGCTATGTGATAGCTGGTTTGTACCCGGTATTAATTCTTGGCTTTCCAGTAGCTTTTATTATCTTTTCATATACATGCATAGCTGTGACATTGTTCAGAATCACAACTCCACAAGACCGTCAGAGAGCAACAAAAACATGTACTGCTCATTTAATATTAGTAGCAATATTTTATGTGCCCATCACTTTTACATATGCTCTTAATTCCATTATAAACACGAACACAAGGATAATTAATCTTTCTCTGACCACTGCACTTCCTCCAATGCTTAACCCTATAATTTACACATTCAAGACAGAGGAGTTTATAATCTCTTtgaaaaggctttttaaaaGGAGAATCATATTCCCATTTCCAAAATAA
- the LOC122353030 gene encoding olfactory receptor 1500-like gives MSSMQSNSSANVTFVRPATFFINGLFNIPHVKYYYVFLSLVYVVTVLGNLFIMCIIYLARRLHIAKYIAVFHLALSDLCQSSVLIPKVMDIFLFEHQEMSYEACLTDIFFVYHFMNLQSLTLLALAFDRLVAICFPLRYHAIVTKPAMFLFIGVMWIVSVTFFSVLVSFVTRMSFCRSNVIDSYFCDYGLIYRLACNDNSINILLAHMSFGLLMCTPLILIIITYFCIALALVNIAHGADRIKAMKTCTSHLILVAIGYLPLMSISIASLTTPFHSNTRLINNSLTQLIPPMLNPIIYTLKTEEVMQSVKDLYKRSRVNTTRERRMKWSGRNSKHNFQV, from the coding sequence ATGAGCTCCATGCAGTCAAACTCCTCTGCAAATGTGACCTTTGTCCGTCCtgctacattttttattaacgGTTTGTTTAATATCCCacatgtgaaatattactatgtTTTCTTGTCTTTAGTGTATGTTGTGACTGTTCTGGGTAATTTGTTTATCATGTGTATCATTTATTTGGCCCGCAGACTACACATAGCCaaatatattgctgtttttcatcTAGCTCTTTCTGATCTGTGTCAAAGCTCAGTTTTGATTCCAAAAGTCAtggacatatttttatttgagcacCAGGAAATGTCTTATGAAGCGTGtttaacagatattttttttgtatatcattTCATGAATCTGCAGTCTTTGACACTTCTTGCTTTGGCTTTTGACAGACTGGTTGCTATTTGTTTTCCACTACGGTATCATGCCATTGTAACCAAACCAGCCATGTTTCTGTTCATAGGGGTGATGTGGATTGTGtctgtgacttttttttctgtacttgtAAGTTTTGTGACTAGAATGTCTTTTTGTAGATCTAATGTAATTGATAGTTACTTTTGTGACTATGGCCTTATTTATAGACTTGCTTGTAATgataattctataaatattttattggcaCACATGAGTTTTGGTCTCCTCATGTGCACACCACTCATACTGATCATCATCACATATTTCTGCATTGCTTTGGCTCTGGTGAACATTGCTCACGGAGCTGACCGGATCAAAGCCATGAAAACTTGCACCTCTCATCTCATATTGGTGGCAATTGGATATCTCCCACTTATGAGCATTAGTATAGCATCTTTAACAACACCTTTCCATTCAAACACCAGGTTAATAAACAATTCCCTGACACAGCTAATACCACCTATGCTGAATCCCATCATATACACTTTAAAGACAGAGGAGGTCATGCAATCCGTAAAAGACCTGTACAAACGCAGCAGGGTGAACACAACGAGAGAAAGAAGAATGAAATGGAGTGGGAgaaattcaaaacataatttccAGGTTTAA